From Haemophilus parainfluenzae:
GTAATTTCAACGTTGTGAGATTTAATCCCAATTTTGTATTCCAGTTCGCTGAAAAGCATTTTGATTAAACGTTTTTTCGTGCCTTCCATACGACCTTGCATGAGGTTAATTTCAATAACGGTGTAATCATCGTTACGATCGATAGGATAAAGGAAATCTTCTTTATCTAAACATAAAAAACGAATTGCATGCTTTCCACGAGGAATGTCTAAACCAAGGTTTAAACAGTTATAAATTACTTCAGCAATATCTTGACGACGAGGTGCAAGCACTTCTTTTAATCCATATACGGTAATCATTTTTCTTCCTTAATCTCTGTTTAATAACCATTCCACAGATTGTTGTAATAATTTGGGACCTTGCACAGTAAGGATGCTTTCTGGATGGAATTGGAAAGCACAAATTGGCAAGGTTTTATGACGAATCGCCATCACGATACCATTGTAATCGGCATTGACAATAAATTCGTCAGGCAGATTTTTACCCATTAAAGAGTGATAGCGTGCCACAGGCATTGGGTTAGCAATATCTTTAAACATGGCTTGGTTATCGTGTTGAATGCGCGATACTTTACCATGTAATACTTCGCCTGCATGTACAACCTCTCCACCAAAAGCTTGAATAAGCGCTTGATGGCCTAAGCAAATACCAATAATTGGCACATCATTTTTTAAACGTTCAATAAGTGGGAGTAAGATGCCTGCTTCTGCCGGGGTACCTGGTCCTGGAGAGAGTGCAAGAATCGTATCCGGTGTATTTAATGCTTCTTGTACCACTTGTTCTAAATTAGTGTCATTACGATAAATTTTTACGTTATGCCCAAGCACTCGGAATTGATCCACTAAGTTATAAGTGAATGAATCAAAATTATCTAAAAAGAGAATATTAGCCATAATTTATCGTCCTTATTTTGCTTGGGTATTGATTTGTTTGATTGCTTTAAGCACTGCAGCCGCTTTATGGCGAGTTTCATCCGCTTCCATTTGTGGATCAGAATCCAATACTTCGCCACAACCCGCTTGAATATGGGCAATGCCATTTTGTACAAAAGCAGAACGAATGACGATACAGGTATCGAAATGACCATCAGACGTGAGATAACCGACCGCACCACCGTAGCTGTGACGTTTTTGCTGTTCAAATTGATAGATTAACTGCATCGCTTTGATTTTAGGCGCACCAGTTAATGTCCCCATATTCATACAAGCTTGATAAGCGTGTAAGGCATCAAGTTCAGGACGAAGTTTACCCACTACGCGAGAAACCAAATGCATGATGTGCGAATAGCGATCCACTTGCATTAATTCGGCGACTTTACGTGTACCACTTTGGCAAACACGAGCAATATCATTACGGGCTAAATCCACTAACATTAAATGTTCAGCTTGCTCTTTATGATCAAGACGTAATTCTAATTCCAAACGTGCATCTAATTCTGGATCAATATTACCATGGGCATCAAAACCACGTGGGCGAGAACCTGCAATTGGATAAATTTCTAATTGGCGATTGTCCGGTGCATATTTCAACGCACTTTCTGGTGATGCTCCGAATAAAATGAAATCCTCATCGTTCATGTAGAACATATAAGGGCTTGGATTGTTATGTTTTAATTGTGCATAGCTCGCAAGGGTATTCGGGCAAGCCAATGAAAAACGGCGGGATGGCACGATTTGGAACACATCACCAATATTAATATGATGTTTTAATGCTTTTACAATGCCGATGAATTCAGGATCTTCAAAGTTAGTGTTGACCTCATCACTTGCTGCTTTAATGGAAAATACACCATCAATATTTTTTAATTTTTGAGCAATAGAAAGTGCCGTTTTCGCGACTTCCACTTGTTCTTCTTGACTAAAACAAAAGCTTTTTAATGTGGCTTGTTGGCTTTGGTGATCGATGGTGATTAAATTTTCTGCGAGATAAAAACTGTAATCCGGGCAGTTAATGCCATCATCTTTTAATTCAACACCTTGCATTGGAATAAAATTTGCCACCAAATCATAAGCAAATAAACCACCTAAAAAGACAGGTGTGCTGCTATGTTGATAATGGTTAGAAATTACACGAAGTCCATCAAAAATGGTTGCAGCTTGTAATTTGCTGTCTTCATCTAATTGATTGTCGAGCTGCGCAAATTGTACAGAAAATTCATTCTCAAAATTAACCACACTTACGGTACCAAGTTGGCTTAATACAGGATGAATTTCGTTTAACACTTGTTTTCCGTTCGCATTCAATGCTCTAAAGGTCACCTGATTGCCTAAACAAGTAATTTTAACGGCAGCATTAATTAGAATAAGGCTCTGTAAGCTATTTTTACTACCAATTTCGGCAGAGTCGAGTAGAAGAGAATTTGAGTTCTGTTGGCAAAGCGTATTAAAAATTGCGGTGGTGTCGGCATGATAGGGAACCGGTTGAGAGGTCACCGCAATAAAAGGGGTATTTTTCATAATCAATCCTGTATTTTGAACTTTTGCACTATTAAACTAGTACACAATGCATAAGTCAAGAAAATAATCAAAAAATTGGCGTGATTTTACAATATTTTTTTAATTTTTAACCAAAGATATTAAAAATAGAGAAAGTTGATTAGAAAAAAGCCATTTTGAGGCATATCTCAAAATGGCTTATCTGGGGATTTTAGTAATTAGAGAGATGCAACAATCTCATCAATTTTATTTCTTGCTGAACGTTGTGCTTTTTCAATCGCTTCAGCACCTAATCCGATGCCTTTTGCATAAGCAAACTGAACATCGGTAATGCCAACAAAACCTAAAATCGCTTTTAAGTAAGTTGTCACATTGTTGTTGTCATCATACATGCCACCAAAACTTGCTAATACAACCGCTTTTTTACCTTGAAGTAAACCTTCAGGGCCATTTGCGGTGTATTGGAAAGTCACACGAGGACGCGCAATAAAATCAAAATAAGATTTAAGTTGTGTTGGGATGCCTAAGTTATACATAGGTGCACCAATTACAATAATATCAGCGGCTTTTAATTCAGCCACTAACTCATCAGATAAGGCTAAAAGTGCATTTTCTTCTGCAGTTTTAGGTTCGCCACGTACCGCAGTTGCCGCCGTTGCATCAAAATGGGGAAGTTGTTGCGCCGCTAAATCACGTACCACAATGTTGTGGTCTTTTAATTTTTCAATGGTGTAATCGGCTAATTTATTACTTTGAGAGTTATCTGCAAGGATGCTTGATTTCAATACTAATACGTTCATAGAGTTTCCTTTAATTGGTGTTTATCAAAAGTGCGGTCATTTTATCGGAAATTTTGAATAGATAAAGTAGCTATCAGGAAAATCATTATTTACTCATTGGAAAGAATTCAGCGAGATATTAACAAGTGTGGTGGAAAGTGCTAAAATTCTCCGCCGCACTTGGTTTGCTCGATAGTGGGAGTGAATGAAAGTGCGGTTTGTTTTTAATCATTATTTGCATGTTGCCTTTCGTATGGGCGACCACTGTATAAGGAAAAATTATGCCTATTATTACTTTACCGGACGGTTCTAAACGTGAATTTGATCGTCCAGTTTCTGTGTTAGAAGTGGCTCAAGATATCGGAGCCGGTCTTGCCAAAGCAACCATCGCTGGCCGTGTAAACGGTGAACGTCGTGATGCGTGTGACATCATCAATGAAGATGCCAACCTTGAAATTATTACGGCAAAAGATGAAGACGGTTTAGAAATTATTCGTCACTCTTGCGCACACTTGCTTGGTCACGCTATCAAACAATTATTCCCAGATGTCAAAATGGCAATCGGTCCAACGATTGAAAATGGCTTCTATTATGACGTGGATTTAGACCGTTCTTTAACGCAAGAAGACATTGATGCTATCGAAAAACGTATGCTGGAATTGGCGAAAACCAATTATGACGTGATCAAAACTCCGGTAAGCTGGCAAGAAGCAAGAGATACTTTTGAAAAACGCGGTGAGCCATACAAAATGGCTATTTTAGATGAAAACATCGAACGTACCGCAACGCCTGCGCTTTATCATCACGAAGAATACATTGATATGTGTCGTGGGCCGCATGTGCCGAATATGCGTTTCTGCCATCACTTCAAATTAATGAAAGTAGCCGGTGCATACTGGCGCGGTGATAGCAAAAATAAAATGTTACAACGTATCTACGGTACGGCTTGGGCAGATAAAAAACAATTAGCAGAATACTTAACTCGCTTAGAAGAAGCGGCAAAACGTGACCACCGTAAAATCGGTAAAGCGTTAGATTTATATCATATGCAAGAAGAAGCACCGGGTATGGTGTTCTGGCATAACGATGGTTGGACAATTTTCCGTGAATTGGAAACCTTCGTACGTACTAAATTAAAAGAATACGATTATCAAGAAGTGAAAGGTCCGTTCATGATGGACCGTGTGTTATGGGAAAAAACAGGTCACTGGCAAAACTACGGCGATTTGATGTTTACTACACAATCAGAAAACCGTGAATATGCGATTAAACCAATGAACTGCCCGGGACACGTTCAAATCTTTAACCAAGGTTTAAAATCTTACCGTGATTTACCAATCCGTATGGCGGAATTTGGTTCTTGTCACCGTAACGAACCATCAGGTTCTTTACACGGTTTAATGCGTGTACGTGGCTTTACTCAAGATGATGCACATATTTTCTGTACTGAAGACCAAATTGAAAGTGAAGTAACCAGTTGTATCAAAATGGTTTACGACATTTACAGCACGTTCGGTTTCCAAAATATTCAGGTGAAATTATCCACTCGTCCTGAAAAACGTATCGGTGCAGATGATATGTGGGATCGTGCAGAAGCAGGTCTTGCAGCAGCATTAGCACATAACGGCCTTGAATATGAAATTCAAGAAGGTGAAGGTGCATTCTATGGTCCGAAAATTGAGTTTGCATTACGTGACTGCTTAGATCGTGAATGGCAATGCGGTACTATCCAATTAGACTTTGCATTACCAGGCCGTCTAAATGCGTCTTATGTGGCAGAAGATAATGATCGCCGTACACCAGTGATGATTCACCGTGCGATTTTAGGTTCGATTGAACGTTTCATCGGTATTATTACTGAAGAGTATGCGGGTTTCTTCCCAGCATGGTTAGCGCCAGTTCAAGCGATTGTGATGAATATTACTGATAGTCAAGCTGATTACGTGCAAAAAGTGGTGAAACAACTTTCTGATGCTGGATTACGTGTTAAAGCTGATTTACGTAATGAAAAAGTCGGCTTCAAGATTCGCGAACACACCTTACGTCGCGTGCCTTATATGCTTGTTTGCGGTGATAAAGAAATCGCCGAAGGCAAAGTGGCAGTACGTACCCGTAAAGGTGCTGATTTAGGTACTTTCACGATTGAAGAGTTTGCTGAAATCTTAAAATCCCAAGTAAGACAACGTGAGTTGAAATTGTTGGGTGAAGAGTAATTAATTTTTTAAAATCTTAATTAAAAATGACCGCACTTTGATGTGCGGCTTTTTTATATTCACGGTATAAAAATAAACTCAAGTCTCTCTTTCTTCTATATAATAACCTTATCACAAGGAGGCGAATATGACAGCTCAAACTCAACAATTAACACCAGAATTAACTTTAGAATATATCAATGAAATTCCTGTTTTAATCTTAAATCACCCAGTAGGATCGGCTCGAATTGCACTACAAGGGGCACAGCTATTAAATTGGCAGCCTAAAGGGGCAGAGCAGGATATTTTTTGGTTAAGTGAGATTGAATCTTTTACACAAGGTGTTGCGATTCGTGGTGGTGTACCGATTTGTTACCCTTGGTTTGGCGGTGTTAAACAACCTTCACACGGTACAGCGCGTTTACGTTTATGGCAATTAAGTGATTATGATCTGCAAGCGAATGAAGTGCGGTTAGAATTTTCACTGTTTTCTGAATATGGTGTGATTGAAGCCAAAATGAAAATGGAATTTACCGATAAATGCACAATGACTTTAACGCATTTGGGACAAGAGCCAGCTCAAGCAGCATTACACAGCTATTTTAATATCGGTGATATTTCACAAATTGAAGTCCAAAATTTACCAAGCCGTTGTTATGACTCATTACAAGGTAAACATACTGATGTTCCTTCAACACGCAGAATAGAACAAGGTGTAGATTGTATTTATACGTTAGAGAAAGATAAAACATTGTTGGTGGATAAAGCATTTAATCGACGTATTCAAATTACCCATCATTATGTAGATTCAATTGTGCTATGGAATCCTTGGGAGAAAACACCTAGTGCAATGAAAGCAGATGGATATAAAAATATGGTGTGTATTGAAACCGCAAGATTAGAGAAACTACTTCAATTTGGAGAGAGCATTTCAGCTGAAATAAGTGCTTTACCTGCTGATATTTAAAGGAATAGAAATCCTTGTTGCATAAACGTGGCAAATACTATAAAATCTGGCTCGTTTTTTGTTTGTTTTTATAGCAAATGATTTAATAGATCTTCTGTTTGAATGCAGTCGATTTTTTCTTAAATAAATAGAAGGAATAACATTATCAAAACCGTAAAAAAAGCGCCGGCAGCTAACCGCCCGAATCGCATTAACGATGAAATTCGAGTAAAAGAAGTTCGTTTGATTGACCAAGATGGTGAACAAGCGGGGATTGTATCAATTCAACAGGCCTTAGAAATGGCAGAACAAGCAGCGCTTGATTTAGTTGAGATCAGTCCGAATGCCGAACCACCGGTTTGTCGTATTATGAACTACGGCAAGTTCCTCTATGAAAAGAGCAAAACCGCAAAAGAACAGAAGAAAAAACAAAAAGTTGTACAAGTAAAGGAAATTAAATTCCGTCCAGGTACTGATGAAGGTGACTACCAAGTTAAATTACGTAGCTTAATCCGTTTCTTAGAAGATGGCGATAAAGCGAAAATTACCGTACGTTTTCGTGGTCGTGAAATGGCTCACCAAGATATTGGTTTAGACGTATTAGAACGCGTTAAAAACGATTTGGCTGACATTTCAGTAGTGGAATCTGCACCGGGTAAACTAGAAGGTCGCCAAGCGGTAATGGTGTTAGCACCTAAGAAAAAATAATTTTTTATTTAGATCTAATCTAGATAATCTAATTTTCACTTCGGTGAGGATACAATTGCATATTAGGCAAACTACGCAGCCTAATTGCTTTTGGAGAAGGGCAATTCAATTTGCTATATTGGAATAATTAGTGCCTACAAGTAATCTTCGGATTCGCCTAATTATGTGTTTAACTTAAAATGCGGAGTTTTTTAACAATGCCTAAAATTAAAACAGTACGTGGTGCTGCTAAGCGTTTCAAAAAAACAGCTTCTGGCGGTTTCAAACGTAAACAATCTCACTTACGTCATATTTTGACTAAAAAGACAACTAAACGTAAACGTCATTTACGTCATAAATCAATGGTTGCGAAAGCAGACCAAGTTTTAGTAGTAGCTTGCTTACCATACGCATAAGCCGTTATTTAAGCAAAACGTACGATTAGTTAAATTAGTTAAAAATATTACATAGGAGATTAAATAATGGCTCGTGTAAAACGTGGTGTTATTGCAAGAGCACGCCATAAGAAAGTTCTTAAGGCTGCTAAAGGTTATTATGGTGCACGTTCACGCGTGTATCGCGTTGCTTTCCAAGCGGTGATCAAAGCTGGTCAATACGCATATCGTGACCGTCGTCAACGTAAACGTCAATTCCGTCAATTATGGATTGCACGTATCAACGCTGCGGCTCGTCAAAATGGTTTATCTTACAGCAAATTCATCAACGGCTTAAAAAAAGCGTCTGTTGAAATCGACCGTAAGATCCTTGCTGATATCGCTGTATTCGACAAAGTGGCGTTCGCTGCATTAGTTGAAAAAGCAAAATCTGCACTTTAATTTTTTAAAGTTTAGATCAAAAATTAGGACGCTGAAAAGCGTCCTTTTTTATTACCTCCCAAAAGAAAAAACCGCTACTCAAAACTTGAATAGCGGGGAGGTCTTAATTTATAAGAAACTTCAAAAAGATAACTGCAATATACAGTGCACTAGCAATGTATCAGACTGTGTGTTTTTGAAATAGTTCGATATTTTTGAAAATTTTTTATAAAAATATAAAAATTAAACCAAAATGAATGAATTTAGCCCTTTATAAAGGCGATAATTTGTTCTTCAATCCCTTTTTCATCTAATTTAATTTCAGCAAGTGCTTCTTGTTGTGTGCCTTGCGGAATAAAAATATCAGGTAAACCAAGTTGTAAAAGTGCGGTTGTTTTTCCATGAGAATTTAGCACTTCTGAAACCGCAGAACCTGCACCACCTTGAATCGCATTTTCTTCTAATGTCACAATGACATCATAGGTATTTGCCACGTCTAGGATACGAGCTTCATCAATTGGTTTTACAAAACGCATATCGACAACAGTCGCATTGAGTTTTTCTGCCACAGATAAAGCAGCAGGTAAGAGTGTGCCAAAATTTAGAATCGCGATTTTTTCACCTTGACGAACCATTTTTGAACGACCAATTTCTAATTCTGCAAGTGGGGTTAACTCTACGCCGATTGCATTTCCACGCGGATAACGTACTGCAGCCGGTTTACCACATTTATAACCGGTATAAAGCATTTGGCGACATTCATTTTCATCACTTGGTGTCATAATGATCATATTTGGAATGCAGCGCATAAAGCTTAAATCAAAAGCACCTTGGTGAGTTTGACCATCAGCACCTACGATACCAGCACGGTCGATGGCAAAGAGAACAGGTAAGTTTTGAATGGCGACATCATGAATAAGCTGATCATAAGCACGTTGTAAAAAGGTAGAATAAATGGCTACAACAGGTTTATAACCACCAATTGCAAGGCCCGCAGCAAAAGTGACAGCATGTTGTTCAGCGATGGCAACATCAAAATATTGTTGTGGGAATCGTTCTGAAAATTCTACCATGCCAGAACCTTCACGCATAGCAGGGGTAATACCGACTAATTTATCGTCTTGTTCCGCCATTTCACATAACCAATCGCCAAAGATTTTTGAATAGGTGGGTTTGGAGTTTGATTTAGGCAGTTGACCGCTTGTTGGGTCAAATTTTGGTACGCCATGGAAACCAATCGGGTCTTTTTCAGCGGGTTCGTAACCCTTTCCCTTTTTGGTTTTGATATGCAAGAATTGCGGCCCTTTAAGATCACGCATATTGCCTAAGGTAGCAATTAATTCATCAATATTATGCCCATCAATAGGTCCAATATAGTTAAAACCAAGCTCTTCAAAAAGCGTACTTTCTGGCGAGAACATCACACCCTTCATGTGTTCTTCGGTTTTCTTCATAAAGTTTTTAACAGTTGGCACTTTATCTAAAATTTTCTTACTGCCATCACGAACCGTTGAATATAATGAGCCCGAGAAAATACGGGCTAGATGATTATTTAAGGCGCCGACATTTTCAGAAATCGACATTTCATTGTCATTTAAAATGACC
This genomic window contains:
- a CDS encoding D-hexose-6-phosphate mutarotase, whose protein sequence is MTAQTQQLTPELTLEYINEIPVLILNHPVGSARIALQGAQLLNWQPKGAEQDIFWLSEIESFTQGVAIRGGVPICYPWFGGVKQPSHGTARLRLWQLSDYDLQANEVRLEFSLFSEYGVIEAKMKMEFTDKCTMTLTHLGQEPAQAALHSYFNIGDISQIEVQNLPSRCYDSLQGKHTDVPSTRRIEQGVDCIYTLEKDKTLLVDKAFNRRIQITHHYVDSIVLWNPWEKTPSAMKADGYKNMVCIETARLEKLLQFGESISAEISALPADI
- the rpmI gene encoding 50S ribosomal protein L35 → MPKIKTVRGAAKRFKKTASGGFKRKQSHLRHILTKKTTKRKRHLRHKSMVAKADQVLVVACLPYA
- the thrS gene encoding threonine--tRNA ligase, producing the protein MPIITLPDGSKREFDRPVSVLEVAQDIGAGLAKATIAGRVNGERRDACDIINEDANLEIITAKDEDGLEIIRHSCAHLLGHAIKQLFPDVKMAIGPTIENGFYYDVDLDRSLTQEDIDAIEKRMLELAKTNYDVIKTPVSWQEARDTFEKRGEPYKMAILDENIERTATPALYHHEEYIDMCRGPHVPNMRFCHHFKLMKVAGAYWRGDSKNKMLQRIYGTAWADKKQLAEYLTRLEEAAKRDHRKIGKALDLYHMQEEAPGMVFWHNDGWTIFRELETFVRTKLKEYDYQEVKGPFMMDRVLWEKTGHWQNYGDLMFTTQSENREYAIKPMNCPGHVQIFNQGLKSYRDLPIRMAEFGSCHRNEPSGSLHGLMRVRGFTQDDAHIFCTEDQIESEVTSCIKMVYDIYSTFGFQNIQVKLSTRPEKRIGADDMWDRAEAGLAAALAHNGLEYEIQEGEGAFYGPKIEFALRDCLDREWQCGTIQLDFALPGRLNASYVAEDNDRRTPVMIHRAILGSIERFIGIITEEYAGFFPAWLAPVQAIVMNITDSQADYVQKVVKQLSDAGLRVKADLRNEKVGFKIREHTLRRVPYMLVCGDKEIAEGKVAVRTRKGADLGTFTIEEFAEILKSQVRQRELKLLGEE
- the trpE gene encoding anthranilate synthase component I, which encodes MKNTPFIAVTSQPVPYHADTTAIFNTLCQQNSNSLLLDSAEIGSKNSLQSLILINAAVKITCLGNQVTFRALNANGKQVLNEIHPVLSQLGTVSVVNFENEFSVQFAQLDNQLDEDSKLQAATIFDGLRVISNHYQHSSTPVFLGGLFAYDLVANFIPMQGVELKDDGINCPDYSFYLAENLITIDHQSQQATLKSFCFSQEEQVEVAKTALSIAQKLKNIDGVFSIKAASDEVNTNFEDPEFIGIVKALKHHINIGDVFQIVPSRRFSLACPNTLASYAQLKHNNPSPYMFYMNDEDFILFGASPESALKYAPDNRQLEIYPIAGSRPRGFDAHGNIDPELDARLELELRLDHKEQAEHLMLVDLARNDIARVCQSGTRKVAELMQVDRYSHIMHLVSRVVGKLRPELDALHAYQACMNMGTLTGAPKIKAMQLIYQFEQQKRHSYGGAVGYLTSDGHFDTCIVIRSAFVQNGIAHIQAGCGEVLDSDPQMEADETRHKAAAVLKAIKQINTQAK
- a CDS encoding FMN-dependent NADH-azoreductase, producing MNVLVLKSSILADNSQSNKLADYTIEKLKDHNIVVRDLAAQQLPHFDATAATAVRGEPKTAEENALLALSDELVAELKAADIIVIGAPMYNLGIPTQLKSYFDFIARPRVTFQYTANGPEGLLQGKKAVVLASFGGMYDDNNNVTTYLKAILGFVGITDVQFAYAKGIGLGAEAIEKAQRSARNKIDEIVASL
- the rplT gene encoding 50S ribosomal protein L20, which codes for MARVKRGVIARARHKKVLKAAKGYYGARSRVYRVAFQAVIKAGQYAYRDRRQRKRQFRQLWIARINAAARQNGLSYSKFINGLKKASVEIDRKILADIAVFDKVAFAALVEKAKSAL
- a CDS encoding tautomerase family protein, with product MITVYGLKEVLAPRRQDIAEVIYNCLNLGLDIPRGKHAIRFLCLDKEDFLYPIDRNDDYTVIEINLMQGRMEGTKKRLIKMLFSELEYKIGIKSHNVEITIKEQPAHCWGFRGMTGDEARDLDYDIYV
- the infC gene encoding translation initiation factor IF-3; its protein translation is MKTVKKAPAANRPNRINDEIRVKEVRLIDQDGEQAGIVSIQQALEMAEQAALDLVEISPNAEPPVCRIMNYGKFLYEKSKTAKEQKKKQKVVQVKEIKFRPGTDEGDYQVKLRSLIRFLEDGDKAKITVRFRGREMAHQDIGLDVLERVKNDLADISVVESAPGKLEGRQAVMVLAPKKK
- the dxs gene encoding 1-deoxy-D-xylulose-5-phosphate synthase, with the translated sequence MNNYPLLSLINSPEDLRLLNKDQLPQLCQELRSYLLESVSQTSGHLASGLGTVELTVALHYIFKTPFDQLIWDVGHQAYPHKILTGRRDQMSTIRQKGGIHPFPWREESEFDVLSVGHSSTSISAGLGIAVAAERENAGRKTVCVIGDGAITAGMAFEALNHAGSLHTDMLVILNDNEMSISENVGALNNHLARIFSGSLYSTVRDGSKKILDKVPTVKNFMKKTEEHMKGVMFSPESTLFEELGFNYIGPIDGHNIDELIATLGNMRDLKGPQFLHIKTKKGKGYEPAEKDPIGFHGVPKFDPTSGQLPKSNSKPTYSKIFGDWLCEMAEQDDKLVGITPAMREGSGMVEFSERFPQQYFDVAIAEQHAVTFAAGLAIGGYKPVVAIYSTFLQRAYDQLIHDVAIQNLPVLFAIDRAGIVGADGQTHQGAFDLSFMRCIPNMIIMTPSDENECRQMLYTGYKCGKPAAVRYPRGNAIGVELTPLAELEIGRSKMVRQGEKIAILNFGTLLPAALSVAEKLNATVVDMRFVKPIDEARILDVANTYDVIVTLEENAIQGGAGSAVSEVLNSHGKTTALLQLGLPDIFIPQGTQQEALAEIKLDEKGIEEQIIAFIKG
- a CDS encoding aminodeoxychorismate/anthranilate synthase component II, which encodes MANILFLDNFDSFTYNLVDQFRVLGHNVKIYRNDTNLEQVVQEALNTPDTILALSPGPGTPAEAGILLPLIERLKNDVPIIGICLGHQALIQAFGGEVVHAGEVLHGKVSRIQHDNQAMFKDIANPMPVARYHSLMGKNLPDEFIVNADYNGIVMAIRHKTLPICAFQFHPESILTVQGPKLLQQSVEWLLNRD